A genome region from Erythrolamprus reginae isolate rEryReg1 chromosome 4, rEryReg1.hap1, whole genome shotgun sequence includes the following:
- the FAM181B gene encoding protein FAM181B, with translation MAVQAAPLPPPHRHPFVPFGFPTADFGALEKSCYGGDGGGALLLLEGGVGADGGGVGGGLGGLGVGCPEAADFREATRELLSFIDSASSNIKLALDKPGKSKRKVNHRKYLQKQIKRCTGLIEASPGFPGPAANKPASTASSAAAPANKPPPAKRESKSLAALFDSLPSAPFHPGGAPTVVAPATAAAPPAAGPKDSGSGPPAAAACKKVPLRNRNLPRSFFTEPAPNRPVGLEGGGGGPAVPSVAEELFDLLQTAPDYRGLLQETAEPPSGFPAASELEPPLYEPLPSLAPLLYAETPLRPLPALYAAVAAVASDPTAPFFADCPPALPYDYGYNRGGPYSSL, from the coding sequence ATGGCCGTGCAAGCGGCGCCCCTGCCGCCTCCCCACCGCCACCCCTTCGTCCCTTTCGGCTTCCCGACGGCCGACTTCGGAGCGCTGGAGAAGAGCTGCtacggcggcgacggcggcggggCGCTGCTCTTGCTGGAAGGCGGCGTCGGGGCCGACGGTGGCGGCGTAGGCGGAGGCCTCGGGGGCCTCGGCGTGGGTTGCCCCGAAGCGGCCGATTTCCGCGAAGCCACCCGGGAGCTGTTGAGCTTCATCGACTCGGCGTCGAGCAACATCAAGCTGGCTTTGGACAAGCCGGGCAAATCCAAGCGGAAAGTCAACCATCGGAAGTACCTGCAGAAGCAGATCAAGCGCTGCACCGGCCTCATCGAAGCCAGTCCCGGCTTCCCGGGTCCCGCCGCGAACAAGCCAGCCTCGACGGCCTCCTCCGCGGCGGCTCCCGCCAACAAGCCTCCGCCGGCCAAACGGGAGAGCAAAAGCCTAGCGGCGCTTTTCGACTCTTTGCCCTCCGCGCCTTTCCACCCTGGAGGAGCCCCGACGGTGGTGGCCCCCGCAACTGCTGCTGCTCCTCCCGCCGCCGGGCCGAAGGATTCCGGCTCGGGTCCTCCGGCGGCCGCGGCTTGCAAGAAAGTCCCGTTGAGGAACCGTAATTTGCCCCGCTCCTTCTTCACCGAGCCGGCTCCCAACCGGCCCGTCGgcttggaaggaggaggaggaggaccagccGTCCCGTCGGTGGCCGAAGAGCTCTTCGATCTCCTGCAGACCGCTCCCGATTACCGAGGCCTGTTGCAAGAAACGGCCGAGCCGCCGTCGGggttccccgccgcctcggagcTGGAGCCGCCGTTGTACGAGCCGCTGCCGTCGTTGGCGCCCTTGCTGTACGCCGAGACCCCCTTGCGACCCCTGCCGGCTCTCTACGCCGCCGTGGCCGCCGTGGCTTCGGATCCGACGGCGCCTTTCTTCGCCGATTGCCCGCCCGCCCTGCCCTACGATTACGGCTACAACCGAGGGGGGCCTTACTCCAGCCTTTAG